In Streptomyces sp. NBC_00306, a single genomic region encodes these proteins:
- the thrS gene encoding threonine--tRNA ligase, which yields MSDVRVIIQRDSEREERVVTTGTTAAELFTGERTVVAARVAGELKDLAYEVRDGEEVEPVEISSEDGLNILRHSTAHVMAQAVQELFPEAKLGIGPPVRDGFYYDFDVERPFTPEDLKAVEKKMQEIQKRGQRFSRRVVSDEAAREELAGEPYKLELIGLKGSASSDDGADVEVGAGELTIYDNLDAKTGELCWKDLCRGPHLPTTRNIPAFKLMRNAAAYWRGSEKNPMLQRIYGTAWPSKEELKAHLEFLAEAEKRDHRKLGSELDLFSIPEQIGSGLAVFHPKGGVIRRVMEDYSRRRHEEEGYEFVYTPHATKGKLFETSGHLDWYADGMYPPMQLDEGVDYYLKPMNCPMHNLIFDARGRSYRELPLRLFEFGTVYRYEKSGVVHGLTRARGFTQDDAHIYCTREQMADELDSTLTFVLNLLRDYGLTDFYLELSTKDPEKFVGSDEAWEEATETLRKVAEKQGLPLVPDPGGAAFYGPKISVQTKDAIGRTWQMSTIQLDFNLPERFDLEYTGPDGTKQRPVMIHRALFGSIERFFAVLLEHYAGAFPAWLAPVQAVGIPVGDAHVPYLQEFAAEAKKKGLRVEVDASSDRMQKKIRNQQKQKVPFMIIVGDDDMNANTVSFRYRDGSQENGIPREEALAKLVQVVEDRVQV from the coding sequence GTGTCGGACGTCCGTGTGATCATCCAACGCGATTCCGAGCGGGAAGAGCGCGTGGTGACGACGGGCACTACGGCTGCCGAGCTCTTCACCGGTGAGCGCACCGTCGTCGCTGCGCGGGTCGCCGGTGAGCTGAAGGACCTCGCGTACGAGGTCAGGGACGGCGAGGAGGTCGAGCCCGTCGAGATCTCCTCCGAGGACGGGCTCAACATTCTGCGGCACTCCACCGCGCACGTCATGGCGCAGGCCGTGCAGGAGCTGTTCCCCGAGGCGAAGCTGGGCATCGGCCCGCCGGTCAGGGACGGTTTCTACTACGACTTCGACGTCGAGAGGCCCTTCACGCCCGAGGACCTCAAGGCCGTCGAGAAGAAGATGCAGGAGATCCAGAAGCGCGGTCAGCGCTTCTCGCGGCGTGTGGTGAGCGACGAGGCGGCCCGCGAGGAGCTGGCCGGTGAGCCGTACAAGCTGGAGCTCATCGGGCTCAAGGGCTCCGCCTCCTCCGACGACGGGGCGGACGTCGAGGTCGGCGCCGGCGAGCTGACCATCTACGACAACCTCGACGCCAAGACGGGCGAGCTGTGCTGGAAGGACCTCTGCCGCGGTCCGCACCTGCCCACCACCCGCAACATCCCGGCGTTCAAGCTGATGCGCAACGCCGCCGCGTACTGGCGCGGCAGCGAGAAGAACCCGATGCTCCAGCGCATCTACGGCACCGCCTGGCCCTCCAAGGAGGAGCTGAAGGCGCACCTGGAGTTCCTCGCCGAGGCCGAGAAGCGCGACCACCGCAAGCTGGGCAGCGAGCTGGACCTGTTCTCCATCCCGGAGCAGATCGGTTCGGGCCTCGCGGTCTTCCACCCCAAGGGCGGTGTCATCCGCCGGGTCATGGAGGACTACTCGCGCCGCCGGCACGAGGAGGAGGGGTACGAGTTCGTCTACACCCCGCACGCCACCAAGGGGAAGCTGTTCGAGACCTCGGGCCACCTGGACTGGTACGCCGACGGCATGTACCCGCCCATGCAGCTCGACGAGGGCGTGGACTACTACCTCAAGCCCATGAACTGCCCCATGCACAACCTGATCTTCGACGCACGCGGCCGGTCCTACCGTGAACTGCCGCTGCGGCTCTTCGAGTTCGGCACCGTGTACCGCTACGAGAAGTCGGGCGTCGTGCACGGCCTCACCCGGGCCCGGGGCTTCACCCAGGACGACGCGCACATCTACTGCACCAGGGAGCAGATGGCGGACGAGCTCGACTCGACGCTGACCTTCGTGCTGAACCTGCTGCGCGACTACGGCCTGACCGACTTCTACCTCGAACTCTCCACCAAGGACCCGGAGAAGTTCGTCGGCTCCGACGAGGCGTGGGAGGAGGCCACCGAGACGCTGCGCAAGGTGGCCGAGAAGCAGGGCCTCCCGCTGGTCCCGGACCCGGGCGGCGCCGCCTTCTACGGTCCGAAGATCTCGGTCCAGACGAAGGACGCCATCGGCCGGACCTGGCAGATGTCGACCATCCAGCTCGACTTCAACCTGCCGGAGCGCTTCGACCTGGAGTACACCGGGCCCGACGGGACCAAGCAGCGTCCGGTCATGATCCACCGCGCGCTGTTCGGCAGCATCGAGCGCTTCTTCGCGGTGCTGCTGGAGCACTACGCGGGTGCGTTCCCGGCGTGGCTCGCCCCGGTCCAGGCGGTCGGCATCCCGGTCGGCGACGCCCACGTCCCGTACCTCCAGGAGTTCGCCGCGGAGGCGAAGAAGAAGGGCCTGCGGGTCGAGGTGGACGCGTCCTCGGACCGGATGCAGAAGAAGATCAGGAACCAGCAGAAGCAGAAGGTCCCGTTCATGATCATCGTCGGTGACGACGACATGAACGCGAACACGGTCTCGTTCCGCTACCGCGACGGTTCGCAGGAGAACGGCATCCCGCGCGAGGAGGCCCTCGCGAAGCTGGTGCAGGTCGTCGAGGACCGCGTCCAGGTCTGA
- a CDS encoding DUF4365 domain-containing protein has product MALPQPEFGGTSRAESVGGGLLSPRTAPLRGSLATTACMETLQVGYLHAVAAAAGCSLSQPFPDNGIDWHVSHSSAGHTVDDEVTIKVQLKCTYQIPPHPPGPAFSFTLDNDHLVKLARTPVSVHKILVVMLVPRTQDEWLRASHDRLDLRHCCYWTNLAGHPVTGRRRTTVRIPTSRIFDDRALCEIMTRVGAGGRP; this is encoded by the coding sequence ATGGCTCTCCCGCAGCCGGAATTTGGGGGTACCTCCCGTGCCGAAAGTGTCGGGGGAGGGCTGCTGTCCCCACGGACGGCACCACTGCGCGGCTCACTCGCCACCACCGCCTGCATGGAGACCCTCCAGGTGGGCTATCTCCACGCGGTCGCGGCCGCGGCCGGATGCTCGCTCTCCCAGCCCTTTCCGGACAACGGCATCGACTGGCACGTCAGTCACAGCTCGGCCGGTCACACCGTCGACGACGAGGTGACGATAAAGGTGCAGCTGAAATGCACCTATCAGATCCCTCCGCATCCACCGGGTCCCGCTTTCTCCTTCACGCTCGACAACGACCATCTGGTGAAACTGGCCCGCACCCCGGTGTCCGTGCACAAGATCCTCGTCGTGATGCTCGTTCCGCGGACCCAGGACGAATGGCTGCGCGCCAGTCATGACCGGCTCGATCTGCGTCACTGCTGCTACTGGACCAACCTGGCCGGCCACCCGGTGACGGGCAGGCGCAGGACCACAGTGCGGATCCCGACCTCACGGATCTTCGACGACCGTGCGCTCTGCGAGATCATGACGCGGGTCGGGGCGGGAGGGAGACCCTGA
- a CDS encoding 3'-5' exonuclease encodes MTHWFDGPLAAFDTETTGVDVEEDRIVSAAVVVQDMAGGRPRVTRWLVNPGVPVPPGATEIHGLTDDHLQRNGRWPAPVMEEIARTLAEQCAASRPLVVMNAPFDLTMLDRELRRHRASSLARYLENKPLCVLDPRVLDKHLDRYRKGKRTLTDLCAQYEVVLDEAHDAAADALAAMEVTRAVGRRFATRTERLSAAELHTLQAVWHAAQARGLQAWFARSGTPELVDPAWPLRPELPAAA; translated from the coding sequence ATGACGCACTGGTTCGACGGCCCGCTGGCCGCATTTGACACCGAAACCACCGGAGTCGACGTAGAGGAGGACCGCATCGTGTCCGCGGCGGTCGTCGTGCAGGACATGGCGGGCGGGCGGCCGCGTGTCACCCGCTGGCTGGTCAACCCCGGCGTTCCCGTACCGCCCGGGGCGACCGAGATCCACGGTCTGACCGACGACCATCTGCAGCGCAACGGCCGCTGGCCGGCGCCGGTGATGGAGGAGATAGCCCGCACCCTCGCCGAGCAGTGCGCTGCGTCCCGGCCGCTGGTGGTGATGAACGCGCCGTTCGACCTGACCATGCTGGACCGTGAGCTGCGACGGCACCGCGCCTCGTCGCTCGCCCGCTATCTGGAGAACAAGCCGCTGTGTGTGCTCGACCCGCGGGTTCTGGACAAACACCTGGACCGCTACCGCAAGGGCAAGCGCACCCTGACCGATCTGTGCGCGCAGTACGAGGTGGTGCTCGACGAGGCGCACGACGCGGCCGCCGACGCCCTGGCGGCGATGGAGGTGACCCGTGCGGTGGGCCGCCGCTTCGCCACCCGGACGGAACGGCTGTCCGCGGCCGAGCTGCACACGCTCCAGGCGGTGTGGCACGCGGCGCAGGCGCGGGGGCTTCAGGCGTGGTTCGCCCGCAGCGGTACCCCGGAGCTGGTGGACCCGGCCTGGCCGCTGCGGCCCGAACTGCCCGCCGCCGCCTGA
- a CDS encoding SRPBCC family protein, protein MNWSHYRFRSVWVLGAAPAVVYAALERAEEYPRWWPQVREVIPLDEVSGTARFRSFLPYDLFVTARPLRSDPAGLVLEIGLEGDLEGWARWTLAHRGEGTHVVYEQEVEVRKPLMRRLAPLCRPVFRANHAAMMRGGRRGLAAYLRTG, encoded by the coding sequence ATGAACTGGTCTCACTACCGTTTTCGGAGCGTCTGGGTTCTCGGGGCCGCGCCCGCGGTCGTGTACGCGGCGCTCGAACGGGCCGAGGAGTACCCGCGCTGGTGGCCGCAGGTCCGCGAGGTCATCCCGCTCGACGAGGTGAGCGGTACCGCGCGCTTCCGCTCGTTCCTGCCGTACGACCTGTTCGTCACCGCCCGCCCCCTCCGGAGCGATCCGGCGGGGCTGGTCCTGGAGATCGGCCTGGAGGGCGACCTGGAGGGCTGGGCGCGCTGGACGCTCGCCCACCGCGGGGAGGGCACCCACGTCGTCTACGAGCAGGAGGTGGAGGTACGGAAGCCGCTGATGAGGCGGCTGGCTCCGCTGTGCCGTCCGGTCTTCCGCGCTAACCACGCGGCGATGATGCGCGGTGGCCGCCGCGGACTGGCGGCGTACCTGCGGACCGGCTGA
- a CDS encoding SCO7613 C-terminal domain-containing membrane protein, translated as MDNVPPPAEELAILDRELARLDARRAQLLARRAWLLTLIRPVAAPPQAAWAHGGRPFAAPPAETSPPNVQNLLLTLGGILLTIAAIAFTLVSWGDMGIGGRSAVLGAVTVAALAAPALLVRRTLTSTAEAVAALGMVLMVLDAYALHAVALPETSGLGYSAAAAAVLAAAWTAYSFVLPRLRTPLPVAAVTAQLPLWLWSLTGSAGAPSMEWALLATAALDVAAAVWLKRDTIRGIALVGAAVTGGGALLLGLGQSVTASGPVAALPPAALLTAAAGVAMFTAWRVPAATVAASVVAGLALIAGVGGVVRAAVAAEAEGWGILTYLLCAVALLGVVRSPLPRRLVPGPVYASAAVQGLAVLAALPLLLVTLAGPLSVLPDIWSGAPSDARASLGADLPAEGLTSAPVVLLVVAGVLVLFSRRPDLAAPPAGPAAATAHDHAPDAPLSAARPHPAPGPSAAGPAAGAAPAEEPSGADDRATGTDRPGTAASGQDAPGAGPWGAWMPGTGDPTAARPAPRDLARGGALALGWAALVVVPPAFGFGYGLAVALHLALTLGMLALAARRSPTSAAIALACGLAGAAGVTVLALATRPATFTVLGTLVAALTVAAVAARTGTAIRSVLACAAAVFTTALLGALAGAAELPPHQAALLILLVPAAVALLAHRLGTHPVTLPLECTGAAAGLLAIALAAGDRPALALVLALCGVITAGTALRPERRIAAGATATVLFVLATWVRLAASDVSTPEAYTLPVTIPALAIGVLRRRRDPAASSWPAYGPGLAATLLPSLVAAWGDQHWLRPLLLGVVALAITLVGARLRLQALLVLGGAVLALDALHELAPYVVQVVGALPRWLPPALAGLLLLAVGATYEQRLRDARRLRESLGRMH; from the coding sequence ATGGACAACGTTCCGCCACCCGCCGAGGAACTGGCGATACTCGACCGCGAGCTGGCCCGACTGGACGCCCGCCGGGCCCAGTTGCTGGCCCGCCGCGCCTGGCTGCTCACCCTGATCCGGCCCGTCGCCGCACCGCCCCAGGCCGCATGGGCCCATGGCGGACGGCCATTCGCCGCACCACCCGCCGAGACGTCACCGCCCAACGTGCAGAATCTGCTGCTCACCTTGGGCGGCATTCTGCTGACCATCGCGGCGATCGCCTTCACGCTCGTCAGCTGGGGCGACATGGGCATCGGCGGACGGTCGGCCGTGCTCGGCGCCGTCACCGTCGCCGCGCTCGCCGCCCCGGCCCTGCTGGTGCGCCGCACACTCACCTCGACCGCGGAGGCAGTGGCCGCGCTCGGGATGGTGCTGATGGTGCTGGACGCCTACGCCCTGCACGCGGTCGCCCTGCCGGAGACGAGCGGGCTCGGTTACTCGGCCGCGGCGGCGGCCGTTCTCGCCGCCGCCTGGACGGCGTACTCCTTCGTGCTCCCCCGGCTCCGGACCCCCCTGCCGGTCGCCGCGGTGACGGCCCAACTCCCCCTGTGGCTCTGGTCGCTGACCGGATCGGCGGGTGCACCGTCGATGGAGTGGGCGCTGCTGGCGACGGCCGCGCTCGACGTCGCGGCCGCGGTGTGGCTGAAACGGGACACCATCCGCGGGATCGCGCTGGTGGGTGCCGCGGTGACGGGCGGCGGGGCGCTGCTGCTCGGCCTGGGACAGTCGGTGACGGCCTCCGGACCGGTCGCGGCCCTCCCGCCGGCCGCGCTGCTCACGGCCGCGGCCGGTGTCGCGATGTTCACGGCGTGGCGCGTGCCCGCGGCCACGGTCGCCGCGTCGGTGGTGGCCGGCCTCGCGCTGATCGCCGGTGTGGGCGGTGTCGTACGGGCCGCTGTGGCGGCGGAGGCGGAGGGGTGGGGCATCCTCACCTATCTGCTGTGCGCGGTGGCCCTGTTGGGCGTCGTCCGCTCGCCTCTGCCTCGGCGTCTGGTGCCGGGACCGGTCTACGCGTCGGCCGCTGTCCAGGGCCTCGCCGTCCTCGCCGCGCTTCCGCTGCTGCTGGTCACCCTGGCGGGCCCGTTGTCGGTGCTGCCGGACATCTGGTCGGGCGCTCCGTCGGACGCCCGGGCCTCCCTCGGCGCGGACCTGCCCGCGGAGGGTCTGACGTCCGCGCCGGTCGTCCTGCTCGTGGTCGCGGGCGTGCTGGTGCTCTTCTCACGTCGCCCGGACCTTGCCGCGCCGCCGGCCGGACCGGCTGCGGCGACCGCGCACGACCACGCCCCGGACGCACCGCTCTCCGCGGCGCGCCCTCACCCGGCGCCCGGTCCTTCCGCCGCCGGTCCGGCGGCGGGCGCCGCACCCGCCGAGGAGCCGTCCGGAGCCGACGACAGGGCCACCGGCACGGACCGTCCCGGCACGGCGGCGAGCGGTCAGGACGCACCCGGCGCCGGCCCGTGGGGCGCCTGGATGCCCGGCACCGGTGATCCCACCGCGGCCCGGCCGGCCCCCCGTGATCTGGCCCGCGGCGGAGCCCTGGCACTCGGCTGGGCCGCCCTGGTCGTCGTCCCGCCCGCCTTCGGGTTCGGGTACGGCCTCGCCGTGGCCCTCCATCTCGCCCTCACGCTCGGCATGCTCGCGCTCGCCGCCCGGCGCTCCCCCACCTCCGCCGCCATCGCGCTCGCCTGCGGCCTCGCCGGTGCGGCCGGCGTCACGGTACTGGCCCTCGCGACCCGGCCGGCGACCTTCACCGTGCTCGGCACGCTCGTCGCCGCGCTCACGGTGGCCGCGGTCGCCGCCCGGACCGGCACCGCGATCAGGTCCGTACTGGCCTGCGCGGCGGCCGTGTTCACGACCGCCCTGCTGGGCGCGCTCGCCGGAGCGGCCGAACTCCCGCCCCATCAGGCGGCGTTGCTGATCCTGCTGGTGCCCGCCGCCGTCGCACTGCTCGCCCACCGGCTCGGTACGCACCCGGTCACCCTGCCGCTGGAGTGCACCGGAGCGGCAGCGGGCCTCCTCGCGATCGCCCTCGCCGCCGGCGACCGGCCGGCCCTCGCCCTGGTCCTCGCGCTCTGCGGTGTCATCACCGCCGGCACAGCTCTGCGGCCCGAGCGCCGCATCGCGGCCGGCGCCACCGCGACCGTGCTGTTCGTCCTGGCGACCTGGGTACGTCTGGCCGCGTCGGACGTCTCCACCCCGGAGGCGTACACGCTGCCCGTGACGATCCCCGCGCTCGCCATCGGCGTACTGCGCCGGCGCCGCGACCCGGCGGCCTCCTCATGGCCAGCGTACGGCCCCGGGCTCGCCGCGACGCTGCTGCCGAGCCTGGTCGCCGCCTGGGGCGACCAGCACTGGCTGCGGCCGCTGCTGCTGGGCGTCGTGGCGCTCGCGATCACGCTCGTCGGCGCCCGGCTGCGTCTCCAGGCGCTGCTGGTGCTCGGCGGCGCGGTCCTCGCCCTGGACGCATTGCACGAGCTTGCGCCGTACGTCGTCCAGGTCGTCGGTGCGCTGCCGCGCTGGCTGCCGCCCGCGCTGGCGGGCCTTCTGCTCCTCGCCGTGGGTGCCACGTACGAGCAGCGGCTGCGTGACGCGCGCAGGCTGCGGGAGTCCCTGGGCCGCATGCACTGA
- a CDS encoding TIGR02611 family protein → MNAESDERGKATAVASNPVTGDVTAPEGAEPELGSRAPHFIKRSKPLHLSWQVGVFVVGLAVVGAGIVMLPLPGPGWLVIFGGMAIWATEFVWAQLVLRWTKRKVTEAAQRALDPKVRRRNIILTTIGLVIIAVLVGIYVWKFGFEMPWKIKE, encoded by the coding sequence ATGAATGCGGAGAGTGACGAGCGGGGGAAGGCCACGGCGGTGGCCTCCAACCCCGTGACGGGGGACGTAACGGCGCCGGAAGGGGCCGAGCCGGAGCTCGGGTCCCGTGCGCCCCATTTCATCAAGCGGTCGAAGCCGCTGCACCTGAGCTGGCAGGTCGGTGTGTTCGTGGTCGGCCTCGCGGTCGTCGGCGCCGGCATCGTGATGCTGCCGCTGCCGGGACCCGGCTGGCTGGTGATCTTCGGCGGCATGGCGATCTGGGCGACCGAGTTCGTCTGGGCCCAGCTGGTGCTGCGCTGGACCAAGCGCAAGGTCACCGAGGCGGCACAGAGGGCGCTCGATCCCAAGGTCCGCCGGCGGAACATCATCCTGACCACGATCGGTCTGGTGATCATCGCGGTGCTGGTCGGGATCTACGTCTGGAAGTTCGGCTTCGAGATGCCGTGGAAGATCAAGGAGTGA
- a CDS encoding SsgA family sporulation/cell division regulator — protein sequence MNTTVSCELHLRLVVSSESSLPVPAGLRYDTADPYAVHATFHTGAEETVEWVFARDLLAEGLHRPTGTGDVRVWPSRSHGQGVVCIALSSPEGEALLEAPARALESFLKRTDAAVPPGTEHRHFDLDTELSHILAES from the coding sequence ATGAACACCACGGTCAGCTGCGAGCTGCACCTGCGCCTCGTTGTATCGAGCGAGTCTTCACTGCCTGTACCCGCGGGCCTGCGGTATGACACGGCCGATCCTTATGCCGTGCACGCCACCTTCCACACCGGAGCCGAAGAGACGGTCGAGTGGGTCTTTGCCCGCGACCTTCTCGCCGAGGGGCTGCACCGGCCCACCGGCACGGGCGACGTCAGAGTCTGGCCGTCACGCAGTCATGGCCAGGGCGTCGTCTGCATCGCGCTGAGCTCCCCGGAGGGCGAAGCACTGCTCGAGGCCCCGGCGCGGGCCCTGGAGTCGTTCCTGAAGCGGACCGACGCAGCCGTGCCACCCGGCACCGAGCATCGTCACTTCGATCTCGACACGGAGCTCTCGCACATCCTGGCCGAAAGCTGA
- a CDS encoding CGNR zinc finger domain-containing protein encodes MLIPHDTRIALDTVVDLVNTAPETEQGDGLANVAALYDFARGHDISGVGELGHRDLKAVQDVRSRFAEIFAATDARSAAEMVNELVAAAGTTPQLTDHDGYDWHVHYFAPGASIADHLAADCGMALAFIVVAGEQERLRRCEAPDCGRAFVDLSRNRSRRYCDSRTCGNRLHVAAYRARRKEAAG; translated from the coding sequence GTGCTGATTCCCCACGACACCAGGATCGCCCTCGACACCGTCGTCGATCTGGTGAACACCGCACCGGAGACCGAGCAGGGGGACGGGCTCGCGAACGTCGCCGCGCTGTACGACTTCGCACGCGGTCACGACATCAGCGGCGTGGGTGAGCTCGGCCACCGGGACCTCAAGGCCGTGCAGGACGTCCGCAGCCGGTTCGCGGAGATCTTCGCGGCGACCGACGCCCGCAGCGCGGCCGAGATGGTCAACGAGCTCGTCGCGGCCGCGGGCACCACCCCGCAGCTGACCGACCACGACGGCTACGACTGGCACGTGCACTACTTCGCGCCCGGCGCCTCGATCGCCGACCACCTCGCCGCCGACTGCGGGATGGCGCTGGCCTTCATCGTGGTCGCGGGCGAGCAGGAGCGGCTGCGGCGCTGCGAGGCCCCGGACTGCGGGCGCGCCTTCGTCGACCTCTCGCGCAACCGCTCCCGCCGCTACTGCGACAGCCGCACCTGCGGGAACCGTCTGCATGTCGCCGCGTACCGCGCCCGCCGCAAGGAAGCCGCGGGCTGA
- a CDS encoding DsbA family protein, with protein MSDSTTARPVVLDVWCELQCPDCRSSLDDLRALRERYGDRLELRLRHFPLEKHAYAFAAAQAAEEAAEQGQGWPYTEAVLAHVGRLGREGEAFLVETARELGLDAEEFDTALIDGRHILIVDADQAEGKAIGVTGTPTYVVGGERLDGGKSQEGLRARVEEIVDRLLAEQSSGAA; from the coding sequence ATGAGCGACTCCACCACCGCCCGCCCCGTCGTCCTGGACGTCTGGTGCGAGCTCCAGTGCCCCGACTGCCGCAGCTCCCTCGACGATCTGCGGGCCCTGCGCGAGCGCTACGGCGACCGGCTGGAACTGCGGCTGCGGCACTTCCCCCTGGAGAAGCACGCGTACGCCTTCGCCGCCGCCCAGGCCGCCGAGGAGGCAGCCGAGCAGGGGCAGGGCTGGCCGTACACGGAGGCCGTACTCGCCCACGTGGGACGCCTCGGCCGTGAGGGTGAGGCCTTCCTCGTCGAGACCGCACGTGAACTGGGCCTGGACGCCGAGGAGTTCGACACCGCGCTCATCGACGGCCGGCACATCCTCATCGTCGACGCCGACCAGGCCGAGGGCAAGGCGATCGGTGTGACGGGCACCCCGACGTATGTCGTCGGCGGCGAGCGGCTCGACGGCGGCAAGAGCCAGGAGGGGCTGCGCGCACGCGTCGAGGAGATCGTCGACCGGCTCCTCGCCGAGCAATCCTCGGGCGCCGCCTAG
- a CDS encoding GNAT family N-acetyltransferase produces MTTTLRPTGPLQHEADGAQSRTFVVCVNSRPVGSVEIATLPALGPRAGTVRSLGIDDADRRRGRGTVAALAAEEVLRGWGCSQVTVSVPPEAVEATRLTAALGYTERSRNMLKTLAAEPPALPEGVEARPMTEPEFRTWWDVQHEDYVTSWSERGLTVAEARAKADADRHRSLPEGLATPGVRLEVLVRQGEVVGHLFVGRREVRPGEEGAYVYDVAVAEAHRGRGHGRSLMLRAEQGALESGTRLLGLHVFAGNAPALGLYTSLGYETTGVNFTKPLL; encoded by the coding sequence ATGACCACCACCCTGCGGCCGACCGGGCCGTTGCAGCACGAGGCGGACGGCGCCCAGTCGCGGACCTTCGTGGTCTGCGTCAACAGCCGTCCCGTCGGCTCCGTCGAGATCGCCACCCTGCCCGCGCTCGGGCCGAGGGCGGGAACCGTCCGCTCGCTCGGCATCGACGATGCGGACCGGCGCCGCGGTCGCGGCACGGTTGCCGCGCTCGCCGCCGAGGAAGTCCTGCGGGGCTGGGGCTGCTCGCAGGTGACGGTGTCCGTACCGCCGGAAGCGGTCGAGGCCACCCGGCTGACCGCCGCCCTCGGCTACACCGAGCGCAGCCGCAACATGCTCAAGACCCTCGCCGCCGAGCCGCCCGCGCTTCCCGAGGGCGTCGAGGCACGGCCCATGACCGAGCCGGAGTTCCGTACCTGGTGGGACGTTCAGCACGAGGACTACGTCACCAGCTGGTCGGAGCGCGGCCTGACGGTCGCCGAGGCGCGCGCCAAGGCCGACGCCGACAGGCACAGAAGCCTGCCCGAGGGCCTCGCCACACCGGGTGTGCGCCTGGAGGTCCTCGTCCGGCAGGGCGAGGTCGTCGGCCATCTGTTCGTCGGACGGCGCGAGGTGCGTCCCGGCGAGGAGGGTGCGTACGTGTACGACGTGGCCGTGGCCGAGGCGCACCGCGGTCGGGGCCACGGACGTTCACTCATGCTGCGTGCCGAGCAGGGCGCGCTGGAGTCCGGCACGCGGCTGCTCGGACTGCACGTCTTCGCCGGCAACGCCCCGGCGCTCGGTCTCTACACCTCGCTCGGCTACGAGACGACAGGCGTCAACTTCACCAAGCCGCTGCTGTAG
- a CDS encoding aminotransferase class IV, whose product MKLWLGGGLRDADEARVSVFDHGLTVGDGIFETVKAVHGQPFALTLHLERMSRSAAGLGLPEPDHDEVRRACAAVLDANPMALGRLRITYTGGVSPLGSDRGTAGPTLVVALGETKRRKDTTAVITVPWTRNERGALTGLKTTSYAENVVALARASEHGASEALFANTVGQLCEGTGSNVFVVVDGELHTPPVASGCLAGITRALTADWTGAKETDLPFDVLERAEEVFLTSTLRDVQAVHRVDGRELTDAPGPVTAKAMRVFAERAAADLDPKAP is encoded by the coding sequence ATGAAGCTCTGGCTAGGCGGAGGACTGCGGGACGCCGACGAGGCGCGGGTCTCGGTGTTCGACCACGGTCTCACCGTCGGCGACGGCATCTTCGAGACGGTCAAGGCCGTCCACGGGCAGCCCTTCGCGCTCACGCTCCACCTCGAACGGATGAGCCGCTCCGCCGCCGGTCTCGGTCTTCCCGAGCCGGACCACGACGAGGTGCGCCGAGCCTGCGCCGCCGTGCTGGACGCCAACCCGATGGCGCTCGGCCGGCTGCGCATCACCTACACCGGCGGCGTCTCACCCCTCGGCTCCGACCGTGGCACCGCCGGCCCGACGCTGGTCGTCGCCCTCGGTGAGACCAAGCGCCGCAAGGACACGACGGCCGTGATCACCGTGCCCTGGACGCGCAACGAGCGCGGCGCGCTGACCGGCCTCAAGACCACCTCGTACGCGGAGAACGTCGTCGCGCTCGCCCGCGCGTCCGAGCACGGCGCGTCCGAGGCGCTGTTCGCCAACACGGTCGGACAGCTCTGCGAGGGCACCGGGTCCAACGTCTTCGTCGTCGTCGACGGAGAGCTGCACACCCCGCCCGTGGCCTCCGGCTGTCTGGCGGGCATCACCCGCGCCCTGACGGCCGACTGGACCGGTGCCAAGGAGACGGACCTGCCGTTCGACGTGCTGGAGCGGGCCGAGGAGGTCTTCCTCACGTCCACGCTGCGCGACGTCCAGGCCGTTCACCGGGTCGACGGACGCGAGCTCACGGACGCCCCCGGCCCGGTCACCGCGAAGGCCATGCGGGTGTTCGCGGAGCGTGCGGCGGCCGATCTCGATCCGAAGGCTCCGTAA